From a single Apium graveolens cultivar Ventura chromosome 2, ASM990537v1, whole genome shotgun sequence genomic region:
- the LOC141697144 gene encoding uncharacterized protein LOC141697144, producing MDRSWLKADRRTREFENGVDDLLMFAFENGYNEDKISCPCLKCAHSKSWKARIVKNHLFQNGIDETYTRWIWHGEPNIVESPVLDESDNSVSSNYQFCTRMGEADDDDVLSSDSSDFINHVKGEHEPLYPGCENYTKMKALVKLFNLKVKHGMSDSCFSDVLLLIGSLLPEGNNVPSSFNEAKKTLCALGMGYDKIHACPNNCLLYRGPQDEDETTCRICKASRWKLNKKGEEQEGVPAKVLWYFPLIPRIRNLFNTPAIAKDMTWHETERQQDGKMRHPADS from the coding sequence atgGATAGGTCATGGTTAAAAGCTGATAGAAGAACAAGAGAGTTTGAGAATGGAGTGGACGATTTACTTATGTTTGCCTTTGAGAATGGATATAACGAAGACAAAATAAGTTGTCCATGCTTAAAGTGCGCACATAGCAAATCTTGGAAAGCTCGGATTGTTAAAAACCATCTGTTTCAAAATGGTATTGATGAAACGTATACTCGCTGGATATGGCACGGGGAGCCAAATATTGTAGAAAGTCCTGTATTGGATGAAAGTGACAACTCGGTATCTTCTAATTACCAATTCTGCACAAGAATGGGTGAAGCTGACGATGATGATGTTCTTTCTTCAGATTCTTCAGATTTCATCAACCATGTGAAAGGTGAGCATGAACCTCTTTATCCTGGTTGTGAGAATTACACTAAGATGAAAGCTTTGGTTAAGTTATTCAACTTGAAAGTGAAGCATGGTATGTCTGATTCATGTTTTTCTGATGTTCTATTATTGATTGGGTCTTTGCTACCAGAAGGCAACAATGTCCCTTCTTCTTTCAATGAAGCGAAGAAAACCTTATGTGCATTAGGAATGGGTTATGATAAGATACACGCATGCCCGAATAATTGTCTACTATATCGTGGGCCACAAGATGAAGATGAGACTACTTGTCGCATATGTAAGGCCTCTAGATGGAAACTGAATAAGAAAGGAGAAGAACAAGAAGGAGTCCCTGCTAAGGTCTTATGGTATTTCCCCTTGATACCAAGAATAAGAAATTTGTTCAATACACCAGCGATTGCGAAGGACATGACTTGGCATGAGACCGAACGACAACAAGATGGTAAAATGAGGCATCCAGCAGACTCGTAA
- the LOC141697153 gene encoding uncharacterized protein LOC141697153: MLCLLISGPTEPGNDIDVFLQPLIEDLQELWRGKQVYDAYRQESFVLRGILLWTISDYPALGNLSGHVVKGYNACIVCVDKTEATRLVHYRKTVVMRHRRWLPRHHPYRKQKAAFDNSVETGAGPIPLTGEQVFERVQHLRDHVFGKTQRQHKRKKGDARPVWKKLSIFFQLEYWKFLPVRHVLDVMHIEKNICEALLGTLLNIPGKTKDRESVRLDMAEMGIRMELRPKTPGKKEKVPLAAWNLSNAEKKVVCSSFLQMKLPDGFCSNIKNLVNMEKLRLVGMKSHDCHTILHHLLPIAIRSVLHKKVRCTIIRFCLFFKAICSKVIDVDKLENMQSQLVETLCQLEKHFPPSFFDVMIHLSIHLVREVKLCGPIFLRWMYPFERYMKAFKVYVRNAAHPEGCIAEAYVAEEAVERLVNFEEATIGLPKNDRHEQNAISKPLSGATMIKPSKEELHLAHLCVLQNSNHMRQYFE, translated from the coding sequence ATGCTTTGCTTGTTAATATCAGGACCGACCGAGCCTGGAAATGATATAGATGTGTTCCTTCAACCACTTATTGAAGATCTGCAGGAGTTGTGGCGCGGGAAACAAGTGTACGACGCATATAGACAAGAGTCTTTCGTACTTAGGGGCATATTATTATGGACAATAAGTGACTATCCGGCCTTGGGGAACTTGTCGGGACATGTAGTTAAAGGATATAATGCTTGTATTGTTTGTGTTGATAAAACAGAGGCTACTAGGCTGGTTCACTATCGGAAGACGGTAGTTATGAGGCATAGGAGGTGGTTGCCTCGTCATCATCCGTATAGAAAGCAAAAGGCAGCTTTTGATAATAGCGTTGAGACAGGTGCTGGTCCTATTCCATTAACTGGTGAGCAGGTTTTTGAAAGAGTACAACATCTAAGGGACCATGTCTTTGGTAAGACACAACGCCAACATAAACGGAAGAAAGGTGATGCTAGACCAGTTTGGAAGAAGTTATCTATCTTCTTTCAACTTGAGTATTGGAAATTTTTGCCAGTTAGGCATGTTCTCGATGTGATGCACatcgagaaaaatatatgtgaggctttacttggaACTTTGCTAAATATTCCCGGAAAGACAAAAGATAGGGAGTCAGTCCGTCTCGATATGGCAGAAATGGGAATAAGAATGGAGCTAAGGCCAAAAACTCCCGGAAAGAAAGAGAAGGTACCTTTGGCTGCATGGAACTTATCAAATGCTGAAAAGAAGGTAGTTTGCTCATCATTTCTTCAAATGAAGTTACCGGATGGATTTTGTTCAAATATCAAGAATCTTGTAAATATGGAAAAACTTCGGCTTGTTGGAATGAAATCTCATGATTGCCACacaatattgcatcatttgcttcCAATTGCGATTCGGTCGGTACTGCACAAAAAAGTCAGGTGCACAATAATAAGGTTTTGCCTTTTCTTCAAGGCAATTTGCAGCAAAGTCATCGATGTAGATAAATTGGAAAATATGCAATCTCAGTTGGTGGAAACATTATGCCAGCTGGAAAAACACTTTCCCCCTTCGTTCTTCGATGTCATGATCCATCTCTCAATTCATCTTGTGAGAGAGGTTAAGCTTTGCGGGCCAATCTTTCTACGTTGGATGTATCCTTTTGAGAGATATATGAAGGCGTTTAAAGTATATGTTCGAAATGCTGCTCATCCCGAAGGTTGTATTGCCGAGGCATATGTTGCCGAAGAGGCCGTTGAACGTTTGGTCAATTTTGAAGAAGCTACCATAGGTTTGCCAAAAAATGATAGGCATGAGCAAAATGCAATAAGCAAACCTTTATCTGGTGCGACAATGATCAAGCCAAGCAAAGAGGAATTGCATCTAGCACACTTATGTGTTCTGCAAAATAGCAATCACATGAGGCAATATTTTGAGTAA